From Sphingomonas sp. Leaf357, the proteins below share one genomic window:
- a CDS encoding DNA-3-methyladenine glycosylase I gives MTRTRCPWAESTPVMQAYHDEEWGVPERDSRALWEKLQLDGFQAGLSWSIILNKRDAFREGFAGFDPEKVARFDDSDVARLVVDPRIIRSRAKIEAVIGNARAYLAMRDAGEDFSAFVWGMAGGAPIRGDGLHAPAKTPLSEEMSKALKARGFKFVGPVIVYAWMQACGIVDDHVAGCWRR, from the coding sequence ATGACCCGAACGCGCTGCCCCTGGGCGGAGTCGACACCGGTGATGCAGGCCTATCACGACGAGGAATGGGGCGTGCCGGAGCGCGACAGCCGGGCGCTGTGGGAAAAGCTGCAACTCGACGGGTTCCAGGCCGGGCTGTCGTGGAGCATCATCCTCAACAAACGCGATGCGTTTCGCGAGGGGTTCGCCGGCTTCGATCCCGAGAAGGTCGCACGGTTCGACGACAGCGACGTCGCGCGGCTGGTGGTCGATCCGCGTATCATACGTTCCCGTGCGAAGATCGAGGCGGTGATCGGCAATGCGCGCGCCTATCTCGCGATGCGGGACGCGGGCGAGGATTTCTCCGCCTTCGTCTGGGGCATGGCCGGCGGCGCCCCGATCCGCGGCGACGGACTACATGCGCCGGCCAAGACGCCACTGTCGGAAGAGATGTCCAAGGCCCTGAAGGCGCGCGGATTCAAGTTCGTCGGGCCGGTGATCGTCTATGCGTGGATGCAGGCGTGCGGAATAGTGGACGATCATGTCGCCGGTTGCTGGCGACGCTAG
- a CDS encoding TonB family protein produces the protein MSFAQSGRKDRVRGAILAIVVQAGLGYALIAGLAVHFPQVARDSLAAFNLLPPRPPPPKEILKPHKVVSRKAEGAASPPNLRSKATEVVAPQPIIPPPVPPPIPVAEKPGVGNQATAGKANVIGPGTGSGGQGDGTGNGRSGDGDGDGGREIPPRQTKGEIGRGDWPFDIAEAGIGGKVSVRYLVTLSGRAANCVVTRSSGSRELDLLTCRLIEQRFRFKPSRDANNRPVESQIVQDHYWINQPGE, from the coding sequence ATGAGCTTTGCCCAATCCGGCAGGAAAGACCGTGTCAGGGGTGCGATCCTGGCGATCGTCGTACAGGCGGGGTTAGGCTATGCGTTGATTGCCGGGCTGGCGGTGCATTTCCCGCAGGTCGCGCGCGACAGCCTCGCGGCGTTCAACTTGCTGCCGCCGCGACCGCCGCCGCCGAAGGAAATTCTGAAACCGCACAAGGTCGTCAGTCGCAAGGCCGAAGGCGCGGCCTCGCCCCCCAATCTGCGATCCAAGGCGACCGAGGTGGTCGCGCCGCAGCCGATCATTCCACCGCCGGTGCCGCCGCCTATCCCGGTCGCGGAAAAGCCCGGCGTGGGCAATCAGGCGACGGCCGGCAAAGCCAATGTGATCGGGCCCGGCACGGGCAGTGGCGGGCAGGGGGATGGCACCGGCAACGGCCGATCCGGCGACGGCGATGGCGACGGCGGGCGCGAAATCCCGCCGCGTCAGACCAAGGGCGAGATCGGACGTGGCGACTGGCCGTTCGACATCGCGGAAGCCGGAATCGGCGGGAAGGTGTCGGTGCGCTACCTCGTCACCCTGTCCGGCCGGGCGGCGAACTGCGTGGTGACCCGATCGAGCGGCAGCCGCGAGCTGGATCTGCTGACCTGCCGGCTGATCGAGCAGCGCTTCCGTTTCAAGCCGTCACGCGACGCGAACAACCGTCCGGTCGAATCGCAGATCGTCCAGGACCATTACTGGATCAACCAGCCCGGCGAGTGA
- the rplS gene encoding 50S ribosomal protein L19, translating to MNLIQTIEAENIAKFLETKKIPDFRPGDTLKVGVKVVEGERTRVQNYEGVCIARSNKGMGSNFTVRKISFGEGVERVFPLYSPNIDSIEVVRKGAVRRAKLYYLRGRTGKSARIAERRDTRPAKGAAAAE from the coding sequence ATGAATCTCATCCAGACGATCGAAGCCGAGAACATCGCGAAGTTTCTCGAGACCAAGAAGATCCCCGACTTCCGCCCCGGCGATACGCTGAAGGTCGGCGTGAAGGTGGTCGAAGGTGAACGCACCCGCGTCCAGAATTACGAAGGCGTGTGCATCGCGCGGTCGAACAAGGGCATGGGCAGCAACTTCACCGTGCGCAAGATTTCGTTCGGCGAAGGCGTGGAGCGCGTGTTCCCGCTTTATTCGCCGAACATCGACAGCATCGAAGTCGTCCGCAAGGGCGCCGTGCGTCGTGCCAAGCTGTATTACCTGCGTGGCCGCACCGGCAAATCGGCACGTATCGCCGAGCGCCGCGACACGCGCCCGGCCAAGGGTGCCGCCGCCGCCGAGTGA
- the trmD gene encoding tRNA (guanosine(37)-N1)-methyltransferase TrmD — protein sequence MTFAATVLTLYPEMFPGPLGTSLAGRALGEGIWSLDAVNIRDFATDKHSTVDGTPAGGGAGMVLRADILAAAIDSAPAGRPILAMTPRGIPLTQTKVRDLAAGEGVTILCGRFEGFDERIFEGRAVEQVSIGDYILSGGEMGALVLLDACIRLLPGVMGAASSGVDESFEGGLLEYPQYTRPYEWEGRTIPEVLRSGDHARISAWRKSIAETDTRLRRPDLWERHEGARVQSPSGARRRMKDE from the coding sequence ATGACCTTCGCGGCGACCGTCCTGACGCTGTATCCGGAGATGTTTCCCGGACCGCTCGGCACGTCGCTGGCCGGGCGGGCGCTGGGCGAGGGGATCTGGAGCCTCGATGCGGTCAACATCCGCGACTTCGCGACGGACAAGCACAGCACGGTGGACGGCACGCCTGCGGGCGGCGGGGCGGGGATGGTGCTGCGCGCCGATATCCTGGCGGCGGCGATCGACAGCGCGCCGGCGGGTCGCCCGATCCTGGCCATGACACCGCGCGGCATTCCGCTGACGCAGACGAAAGTACGCGATCTTGCGGCGGGCGAGGGCGTGACCATCCTGTGCGGGCGGTTCGAGGGGTTCGACGAGCGGATCTTCGAGGGGCGGGCGGTCGAGCAGGTGTCGATCGGGGATTATATCCTGTCCGGTGGGGAGATGGGGGCACTGGTGCTGCTCGACGCTTGCATTCGGCTGCTTCCCGGCGTAATGGGCGCGGCTTCCAGCGGCGTGGACGAGAGCTTCGAAGGGGGCCTGCTCGAATACCCGCAATATACCCGACCATATGAATGGGAAGGGCGCACGATCCCCGAAGTGTTGCGATCGGGGGATCATGCGAGGATCTCGGCATGGCGCAAGTCGATCGCCGAGACCGACACACGGCTAAGGCGGCCGGATCTTTGGGAGCGTCATGAGGGCGCTCGGGTCCAGTCGCCCTCTGGCGCGCGACGACGAATGAAGGACGAATGA
- a CDS encoding type II toxin-antitoxin system VapC family toxin, translated as MKFLLDSNTIIDLLIGTKPALFTRVTACEAGDLAVSTISLGQVIQNSVRRKAPLMEVLETFLREVALVEFDRDSALRYATLPFKRNSFDRLIAAHALSLGLTLVTNNVHDFADIAGLRVENWTV; from the coding sequence ATGAAGTTCCTGCTCGATTCCAATACGATCATCGATCTGTTGATCGGCACCAAGCCCGCCTTGTTTACTCGCGTGACGGCGTGCGAGGCGGGCGACCTCGCCGTATCGACGATCAGTCTCGGCCAGGTGATACAGAATTCTGTGCGGCGTAAGGCACCGCTGATGGAAGTGCTGGAGACTTTTCTGCGCGAAGTAGCGCTGGTCGAGTTCGATCGCGATTCCGCGCTCCGCTATGCGACATTGCCGTTCAAACGCAACAGCTTCGATCGCCTGATAGCCGCACATGCCTTGTCGCTCGGCCTCACGCTAGTCACTAACAACGTTCACGATTTCGCCGATATCGCCGGTCTTCGGGTCGAGAATTGGACCGTGTGA
- the rimM gene encoding ribosome maturation factor RimM (Essential for efficient processing of 16S rRNA) has protein sequence MQPEIPSASGKGGDSPVTLAVVIGAHGVTGEIRLKLFTEDLSAYKSFNGGTLTLKSTRHGSNGTIARIAEVSDRNAAEAMRGTELTVLRSELPPLAEGEYYHADLLGLSVVSTEGEALGTVVAIDDFGAGDVIEVERPSEGGKAGKRFMVPMNADAVPDWNGDRLVVDGAYIV, from the coding sequence ATGCAGCCTGAAATCCCTTCCGCAAGCGGAAAGGGTGGGGATTCCCCCGTTACGCTCGCCGTCGTGATCGGCGCGCATGGCGTGACGGGGGAAATCCGTCTCAAGCTCTTCACCGAGGACTTGAGCGCCTACAAAAGCTTCAACGGCGGCACGCTGACGTTGAAGAGCACGCGCCATGGCAGCAACGGGACGATCGCGCGCATCGCCGAAGTCAGCGATCGCAACGCCGCCGAGGCGATGCGCGGTACGGAACTGACCGTGCTGCGATCAGAGCTACCGCCGCTGGCGGAGGGCGAATATTACCACGCCGATCTGCTGGGCCTGTCCGTAGTGTCGACCGAGGGAGAGGCGCTCGGCACCGTCGTGGCGATCGACGATTTCGGGGCGGGGGACGTGATCGAGGTCGAGCGGCCGTCGGAGGGCGGCAAGGCCGGCAAACGCTTCATGGTGCCGATGAATGCCGATGCGGTACCGGACTGGAACGGGGACCGGCTGGTGGTTGACGGGGCGTATATCGTCTAG
- the rpsP gene encoding 30S ribosomal protein S16, protein MAVSIRLTRGGSKKRPYYKIVVADARAPRDGKFIEKIGTYNPLLAKDDEKRVVLDSDRAKHWLSVGAQPTDRVARFLDVAGVRERAARVNPNKGKPGEKATERAEERATKLAEAEEAKTAAQAAEAEAVAAAEVEAATAEPTPEAEAVAEAAAAEPTANEATPDSDAGDTADTAEGKSAQAPAEG, encoded by the coding sequence ATGGCAGTCAGCATTCGCCTTACCCGTGGCGGTTCCAAGAAGCGTCCGTATTACAAGATCGTCGTCGCCGATGCCCGCGCACCGCGCGACGGCAAGTTCATCGAGAAGATCGGCACCTACAACCCGCTGCTCGCCAAGGACGACGAGAAGCGCGTCGTGCTCGATTCCGATCGTGCCAAGCATTGGCTGAGCGTCGGCGCGCAGCCGACCGATCGTGTCGCCCGCTTCCTCGACGTCGCCGGCGTCCGTGAGCGCGCGGCCCGCGTCAACCCGAACAAGGGCAAGCCGGGCGAGAAGGCCACCGAGCGCGCCGAAGAGCGTGCGACCAAGCTGGCCGAGGCCGAGGAAGCCAAGACCGCGGCACAGGCTGCCGAGGCCGAAGCCGTCGCTGCCGCCGAAGTCGAAGCTGCGACCGCAGAACCGACCCCGGAAGCCGAAGCGGTTGCCGAAGCCGCCGCCGCCGAGCCGACCGCGAACGAGGCGACCCCGGACAGCGATGCCGGTGACACCGCCGACACCGCAGAGGGCAAGTCGGCCCAGGCACCGGCCGAGGGCTGA
- the ffh gene encoding signal recognition particle protein: MFESLSDRLGGVFDRLRGRGALTEADVRAAMREVRVALLEADVALPVARDFVEKVTEQAIGQNVLRSVTPGQQVVKIVNDALVEMLGSDASELELGVTPPAVIMMVGLQGSGKTTTTAKIALRLSGGKAGRERKKVLMASLDVNRPNAQEQLAVLGTQADVQTLPIITGQQPVEIARRALQAAKLQGYDVLMLDTAGRLHVDQALMDEMRAVADVAQPTEILLVVDALTGQDAVNVAKNFSDQVPLTGVVLTRMDGDARGGAALSMRAVTGKPIKFAGMGEKLDALEAFHPSRVAGRILGMGDVVGLVERAAEAVQQDEAEAMAAKLAKGQFDMNDLRSQLAQMRRMGGLGALAGMIPGMAKAKAAMAGGGVDEKILLRMDAMITSMTQKERTKPDLINAKRKIRIAKGSGTTVQDVNKLLKMHLEMSSAMKKIRKMGGLKGMAAMFGKGGGGFGGGGMGGAGGLGGLGGLGGAGGGGLPGLGGGQAKLPPGFENLLNKKK; encoded by the coding sequence ATGTTCGAAAGCCTGAGCGACCGTCTTGGCGGTGTGTTCGATCGGTTGCGCGGCCGCGGTGCGCTGACCGAGGCGGACGTGCGCGCGGCGATGCGCGAGGTTCGCGTCGCTCTGCTCGAGGCGGACGTCGCGCTGCCGGTGGCGCGCGACTTCGTCGAGAAGGTGACGGAACAGGCGATCGGCCAGAACGTGTTGCGCTCGGTCACGCCGGGGCAGCAGGTCGTCAAGATCGTCAACGATGCGCTGGTCGAGATGCTCGGCTCGGATGCGTCGGAACTGGAACTCGGCGTCACGCCGCCGGCCGTGATCATGATGGTCGGCCTGCAGGGCTCGGGCAAGACGACAACGACCGCGAAGATCGCTTTGCGGCTGAGCGGGGGCAAGGCTGGGCGCGAGCGCAAGAAGGTGCTGATGGCGTCGCTCGACGTCAATCGCCCGAACGCGCAGGAACAGCTCGCCGTGCTGGGCACGCAGGCCGATGTGCAGACGCTGCCGATCATCACCGGGCAGCAACCGGTGGAGATCGCCCGCCGCGCGCTGCAGGCGGCGAAGCTGCAGGGCTATGACGTCCTGATGCTCGATACCGCCGGCCGACTGCATGTCGATCAGGCGCTGATGGACGAGATGCGCGCCGTCGCCGATGTCGCGCAGCCGACCGAGATCCTGCTGGTCGTCGATGCGCTGACCGGCCAGGACGCGGTCAACGTCGCGAAGAACTTCTCCGATCAGGTGCCGCTGACCGGTGTCGTGCTGACCCGGATGGACGGCGATGCGCGCGGCGGCGCGGCGCTGTCGATGCGGGCCGTGACCGGCAAGCCGATCAAGTTCGCCGGCATGGGCGAGAAGCTGGATGCGCTGGAGGCGTTCCACCCGTCGCGCGTGGCGGGCCGCATCCTCGGCATGGGCGACGTGGTCGGGCTGGTCGAGCGCGCGGCGGAGGCCGTCCAGCAGGACGAGGCCGAGGCGATGGCGGCGAAGCTCGCCAAGGGCCAGTTCGACATGAACGACCTGCGCAGCCAACTCGCGCAGATGCGCCGAATGGGTGGGCTGGGGGCACTGGCCGGCATGATCCCCGGCATGGCCAAGGCCAAGGCGGCGATGGCCGGCGGCGGCGTGGACGAGAAGATCCTGCTGCGCATGGATGCGATGATCACGTCGATGACGCAGAAGGAGCGGACCAAGCCCGATCTGATCAACGCCAAGCGCAAGATCCGCATCGCCAAGGGCAGCGGCACGACCGTGCAGGACGTGAACAAACTGCTCAAGATGCATCTCGAAATGTCCTCCGCCATGAAGAAGATCCGCAAGATGGGCGGGCTGAAGGGCATGGCGGCGATGTTCGGCAAGGGCGGTGGTGGTTTCGGCGGCGGTGGCATGGGCGGGGCCGGTGGGCTTGGCGGCCTAGGCGGCCTCGGCGGTGCCGGCGGCGGGGGCCTTCCCGGCCTCGGCGGCGGTCAGGCCAAGTTGCCGCCCGGCTTCGAAAATCTGCTCAACAAGAAGAAATAA
- a CDS encoding putative bifunctional diguanylate cyclase/phosphodiesterase, which produces MALDPDDLPGSPPPRTTARRDVLNGAITVAAILLFVGTGSAVLSMMLRNYFAGQNGPDQTLVIALLLNVALILFGWRRHHELAQEVTVRTAAEERAQTLASKDPLTGFLNRRCLAEEGAAMFVRAEKRGKAMALMMLDLDHFKTVNDMHGHAAGDALLKLVADEIAAAMPSVALTARLGGDEFACAFVFDPEHPDTVERVAERLISRIAQPLHVDGLQVHISASVGVARSDFDCGSIDALMRSGDIAMYAAKNSGRNRFAWFDQSMERDLQARNDLESGLRAAIPRQEIVPYFEQQIDLTTGRLSGFEVLARWEHPVRGLILPDRFIPIAEETGMIADLSLSIMRQAFLAARDWDPALSLSVNISPWQLKDAWLAQKIIKVLTETGFPANRLEIEITESALFDNLALAQSIVGSLKNQGIGLALDDFGTGYSSLAHLRALPFDRIKIDRSFIMSINDNAESAAIVNAITRLGDSLNLPITAEGIEEASVEERLRALGCAKGQGYLYGRPMSVSNVRRLLAEKRLLRTGGDAAGETMRPDQRRTG; this is translated from the coding sequence ATGGCGTTAGACCCAGATGATCTGCCCGGCAGCCCGCCACCCCGCACCACCGCGCGCCGCGACGTCCTGAACGGCGCGATCACCGTCGCGGCGATCCTGCTGTTCGTCGGCACCGGGTCCGCCGTCCTGTCGATGATGCTGCGCAATTACTTCGCCGGTCAGAACGGACCGGACCAGACCTTGGTCATCGCCCTGTTGCTGAACGTCGCGCTGATCCTGTTCGGCTGGCGCCGCCATCACGAACTGGCGCAGGAGGTGACGGTGCGCACCGCCGCCGAGGAACGCGCGCAGACCCTCGCCTCCAAGGATCCGCTGACCGGCTTCCTCAACCGCCGCTGCCTGGCCGAGGAGGGGGCCGCGATGTTCGTCCGCGCCGAAAAGCGCGGCAAGGCGATGGCGCTGATGATGCTCGATCTCGACCACTTCAAGACCGTCAACGACATGCACGGCCACGCCGCCGGAGACGCCCTGCTCAAGCTGGTGGCGGACGAGATCGCCGCCGCCATGCCCTCGGTCGCGCTCACCGCGCGGCTCGGCGGGGACGAATTCGCCTGTGCGTTCGTGTTCGATCCCGAACATCCCGATACGGTCGAGCGCGTCGCCGAACGCCTGATCAGCCGCATCGCGCAGCCGCTGCATGTCGATGGGCTGCAGGTGCACATCTCCGCCTCGGTCGGCGTGGCGCGCTCCGATTTCGACTGCGGCAGCATCGACGCGTTGATGCGTTCGGGCGATATCGCGATGTATGCGGCGAAGAATTCGGGCCGCAACCGCTTCGCCTGGTTCGATCAGTCGATGGAGCGCGACCTGCAGGCGCGCAACGATCTGGAAAGCGGCCTTCGCGCGGCGATCCCACGGCAGGAGATCGTGCCCTATTTCGAACAGCAGATCGATCTCACCACCGGTCGCCTCAGCGGCTTCGAGGTGCTGGCGCGCTGGGAACATCCGGTGCGCGGGCTGATCCTGCCGGATCGCTTCATCCCGATCGCCGAGGAAACCGGCATGATCGCCGATCTGTCGCTGTCGATCATGCGCCAGGCGTTCCTGGCCGCGCGCGATTGGGATCCCGCCTTGTCGCTGTCGGTCAACATCTCGCCGTGGCAGCTCAAGGACGCGTGGCTGGCGCAGAAGATCATCAAGGTGCTGACCGAAACCGGCTTCCCCGCCAACCGGCTGGAGATCGAGATCACCGAAAGTGCGCTGTTCGACAATCTCGCACTGGCGCAGTCGATCGTCGGCAGCCTGAAGAACCAGGGCATCGGCCTCGCGCTCGACGATTTCGGCACCGGCTATTCCAGCCTCGCGCATCTCCGCGCGCTGCCGTTCGACCGGATCAAGATCGACCGGAGCTTCATCATGTCGATCAACGACAATGCCGAGAGCGCGGCGATCGTCAACGCGATCACCCGGCTGGGCGACAGCCTGAACCTGCCGATCACCGCCGAGGGCATCGAGGAAGCGAGCGTCGAGGAACGCCTGCGCGCGCTGGGCTGCGCGAAGGGCCAGGGTTATCTCTACGGCCGGCCGATGAGCGTTTCGAACGTCCGCCGCCTGCTCGCCGAGAAGCGCCTGCTGCGCACCGGTGGCGATGCCGCCGGCGAGACCATGCGGCCGGACCAGCGCCGGACCGGCTGA
- a CDS encoding DUF924 family protein: MAGDLVANPGEVHDDALEVIDFWFGEVPEDKWFARDDALDAAIADRFARVRDGIVASRAEGWRGDPETLLAAVIVLDQFSRNLFRGQAEAFAADPLALDLTRMAISKGWDRSVPPEQRAFLYMPLMHAEDEEAQAESVACFTALGNANNLKYARDHADAIARFGRFPGRNAALGRVSTDDETAFLASGQGDW, encoded by the coding sequence ATGGCCGGTGATCTAGTTGCGAACCCAGGCGAAGTCCACGACGACGCCCTCGAGGTGATCGACTTCTGGTTCGGGGAAGTTCCGGAAGACAAGTGGTTCGCCCGCGACGATGCGCTCGATGCGGCGATCGCGGATCGATTCGCGCGCGTCCGCGACGGAATCGTGGCGAGCCGGGCGGAGGGATGGCGCGGCGATCCGGAGACGCTGTTGGCTGCCGTGATCGTCCTCGATCAATTCTCGCGCAACCTGTTTCGCGGGCAGGCCGAAGCGTTTGCCGCCGATCCGCTGGCGCTGGACCTGACGCGGATGGCGATCTCGAAAGGCTGGGACCGCAGCGTGCCGCCCGAACAGCGCGCATTCCTCTACATGCCGTTGATGCATGCCGAGGATGAGGAGGCGCAGGCGGAGAGCGTCGCGTGCTTCACCGCGCTGGGTAACGCGAACAACCTGAAATATGCGCGCGACCATGCCGACGCGATCGCGCGGTTCGGGCGGTTTCCGGGGCGAAACGCGGCGCTTGGCCGGGTGTCCACCGATGACGAAACCGCGTTCCTGGCCAGCGGGCAGGGGGATTGGTAG
- the mtaB gene encoding tRNA (N(6)-L-threonylcarbamoyladenosine(37)-C(2))-methylthiotransferase MtaB, whose protein sequence is MSISPAATGADPDIISLGCRLNIAESETIRALVSGRDLVVVNSCAVTNNAVRETRDRIRKARRDRPGAEIVVTGCAAQIDPAGFAAMPEVDRVVGNAEKLTPAAWASREAVIVGDIMAVRDTAPHLAAAFAAHARAFVEVQNGCDHRCTFCAIPFGRGNSRSVPAGAVVDRIAGLVDAGHREIVLTGVDLTSYGPDLPGAPTLGLLVERILRHVPSLERLRLSSLDGIEIDDRLFDLLTGEARVMPHVHLSLQAGDDMILKRMKRRHSRAQSVALVERLKTARSEIAIGADLIAGFPTEDDAMAANTLALIHDCDIVHAHIFPYSERAGTPAARMPQVPIPVRKARAARLRAAGAERRAAWLGGMIGTTQEILIERPGDRGHTPNFAEVRCDTLAVGSIQEVSITGMTDTHLLAKALSTHHRHPGEGRDLDEARLTPTPRDPSLRWGDAKREALA, encoded by the coding sequence ATGTCCATCTCCCCGGCTGCAACAGGCGCCGATCCCGACATCATCAGTCTCGGCTGCCGCCTCAACATCGCGGAGAGCGAAACGATCCGCGCGCTCGTGTCCGGGCGCGACCTGGTCGTCGTCAACAGCTGCGCCGTCACCAACAATGCCGTGCGCGAGACTCGCGACCGCATCCGCAAGGCGCGGCGCGATCGGCCCGGCGCGGAGATCGTGGTGACCGGCTGCGCCGCGCAGATCGATCCGGCGGGTTTCGCCGCGATGCCCGAGGTCGACCGCGTCGTCGGAAATGCCGAAAAGCTGACCCCCGCCGCCTGGGCCTCGCGCGAAGCGGTGATCGTCGGCGACATCATGGCGGTGCGCGATACCGCCCCGCACCTCGCCGCCGCGTTCGCCGCGCATGCCCGCGCCTTTGTCGAGGTGCAGAATGGCTGCGATCATCGCTGCACCTTCTGCGCGATCCCGTTCGGGCGCGGCAACAGCCGTTCGGTGCCCGCCGGCGCGGTGGTGGATCGCATCGCCGGTCTGGTCGATGCCGGCCACCGCGAGATCGTGCTGACCGGCGTGGACCTGACGAGCTACGGCCCGGACCTGCCCGGCGCACCGACGCTCGGCCTGCTGGTCGAACGCATCCTGCGCCACGTGCCGAGCCTCGAACGCCTGCGCCTGTCCTCGCTCGACGGGATCGAGATCGACGACCGGCTGTTCGACCTGCTGACCGGAGAGGCGCGCGTGATGCCGCATGTCCACCTGTCGCTTCAGGCGGGCGACGACATGATCCTCAAGCGCATGAAGCGCCGCCACTCCCGCGCGCAATCGGTGGCTTTGGTCGAACGGCTCAAGACCGCCCGCTCGGAGATCGCGATCGGCGCGGACCTGATCGCGGGATTTCCCACCGAAGACGATGCGATGGCCGCCAACACGCTGGCGCTGATCCACGATTGCGACATCGTTCACGCGCACATCTTCCCGTATTCGGAGCGCGCCGGCACGCCCGCCGCGCGGATGCCGCAAGTGCCGATCCCGGTGCGCAAGGCACGCGCCGCCCGGTTGCGCGCGGCCGGTGCCGAACGTCGGGCGGCGTGGCTGGGGGGCATGATCGGCACGACACAAGAGATTCTGATCGAGCGGCCCGGCGACCGTGGCCACACCCCCAATTTCGCCGAAGTGCGCTGCGACACCCTCGCCGTCGGCAGCATCCAGGAAGTAAGCATCACCGGAATGACCGACACCCATCTCCTCGCCAAGGCCCTCTCCACCCACCATCGTCATCCCGGCGAAGGCCGGGATCTCGATGAGGCGAGGTTGACGCCCACCCCACGAGACCCCAGCCTGCGCTGGGGTGACGCGAAGCGGGAGGCTTTGGCATGA